One genomic segment of Nocardia spumae includes these proteins:
- a CDS encoding Asp23/Gls24 family envelope stress response protein, producing the protein MTDSDYELPCGRSVEHVWERLDDVEAGRADEHEESCPHCAAARESLLVLRSATRELADEPDPPPPAMVDRIMSAVRAEVRRGRMVSLSTPHPGSIEVSEQAIGAVLRYAADTVPGVRARACRIDDLGPDPDGHRLVAVSLSVAVRHGDTAVEQVVPLVRDRVRAAASGRVGLSVERLDVAVVDIYQEDR; encoded by the coding sequence ATGACCGACAGCGACTATGAGCTGCCCTGCGGGCGCAGCGTCGAACACGTGTGGGAACGCCTCGACGACGTCGAAGCGGGCCGGGCCGACGAACACGAGGAGAGTTGCCCGCACTGCGCGGCCGCGCGGGAAAGTCTGCTCGTCCTGCGGTCGGCTACGCGCGAACTCGCGGACGAGCCGGATCCGCCCCCGCCGGCGATGGTCGATCGGATCATGTCGGCCGTCCGTGCCGAGGTGCGGCGCGGACGCATGGTGAGTCTGTCCACGCCACATCCGGGCTCGATCGAGGTCAGTGAACAGGCGATCGGGGCCGTCCTGCGCTATGCCGCCGATACCGTGCCCGGTGTGCGTGCTCGCGCGTGCCGCATCGACGATCTCGGGCCCGACCCCGATGGACACCGGCTGGTCGCGGTGTCTTTGTCGGTCGCGGTGCGCCACGGCGATACCGCCGTCGAACAGGTCGTGCCGCTGGTGCGTGATCGGGTCCGGGCCGCGGCCTCCGGGCGCGTCGGACTGTCGGTGGAACGGCTGGATGTCGCCGTGGTGGATATCTACCAGGAGGATCGATGA
- a CDS encoding RNA polymerase sigma factor — protein MAEAATAPEAALDDATLVGRARDGDIRAYEQLVLRYQGRMFRLASKMLADRAEAEDVTQEVFLTAWRRLAQLQDDAAFGGWLYRMTTNRCLNVLRARPAHADVDPDTTESPQRTTQPEHAAQVHSQMAALTMALQRLTPEQRACWLLREVHGQSYEEIADIVGTNTTAVRGRIARARAQLAEVMQPWR, from the coding sequence GTGGCCGAGGCGGCGACTGCCCCCGAGGCGGCGTTGGACGATGCCACCCTGGTCGGGCGGGCACGTGACGGTGACATCCGGGCCTATGAGCAGCTGGTACTGCGATATCAGGGCCGGATGTTCCGGCTGGCGTCGAAGATGCTGGCCGACCGGGCCGAGGCCGAGGACGTCACCCAGGAGGTCTTTCTCACCGCCTGGCGTCGTCTCGCCCAGTTGCAGGACGACGCGGCGTTCGGCGGCTGGTTGTATCGGATGACCACCAATCGGTGCCTCAACGTCCTGCGGGCGCGTCCCGCGCACGCCGACGTGGATCCCGATACCACCGAATCGCCGCAGCGTACGACACAGCCCGAACACGCGGCGCAGGTCCACAGCCAGATGGCCGCGCTGACCATGGCACTGCAGCGGCTCACCCCCGAACAGCGGGCGTGCTGGTTACTTCGCGAGGTGCACGGGCAGTCCTATGAGGAGATCGCCGATATCGTCGGCACCAACACCACCGCGGTTCGGGGCCGGATAGCCCGAGCCCGGGCGCAATTGGCGGAGGTGATGCAGCCGTGGCGCTGA
- a CDS encoding helix-turn-helix domain-containing protein yields the protein MARSEFAEFLIARRAQLQPEEVGLPAGRRRRTPGLRREEVAALAGVSVDYLARLEQGRDTNPSMAVLGALAEALRLNEVERHHFGNLAIGMEHARECPSSGQAREQVTETVQAVLDAMQPTPAFVVGRWLDILSWNAAWRDFAGPLGLFDEVSEGNLATYFFAHPQAPQRWHDWPRAAAMMVSALRSARSQWPDDERLTGLVDALQRFPEFARRWREHRVTEFRSGALLVTHPQRGDIEVEIETLSPAIDQSVQVWLVDRRAAHTPTLRLVNE from the coding sequence GTGGCACGATCGGAATTCGCCGAATTTCTCATCGCCCGGCGCGCGCAGTTGCAACCCGAAGAAGTGGGATTGCCGGCCGGGCGCCGGCGGCGCACCCCCGGATTGCGGCGGGAAGAGGTCGCCGCGCTGGCCGGGGTGAGCGTGGACTATCTGGCCCGTCTGGAGCAGGGCCGCGACACCAACCCCTCGATGGCGGTGCTCGGCGCGCTGGCGGAGGCACTGCGGCTCAACGAGGTCGAACGCCACCACTTCGGCAATCTCGCGATCGGTATGGAACACGCCCGGGAATGCCCGTCCTCGGGACAGGCTCGCGAACAGGTCACCGAGACCGTTCAGGCGGTGTTGGACGCGATGCAGCCCACTCCCGCGTTCGTCGTCGGCCGATGGCTCGACATTCTGTCCTGGAACGCGGCGTGGCGGGACTTCGCCGGACCGCTGGGCCTGTTCGACGAGGTGAGCGAGGGCAATCTCGCGACCTACTTCTTCGCCCATCCGCAGGCGCCGCAGCGGTGGCACGATTGGCCCCGGGCGGCCGCGATGATGGTGTCGGCGCTGCGTTCGGCGCGCAGCCAATGGCCCGACGACGAGCGGCTGACCGGCTTGGTCGACGCGCTGCAGCGGTTCCCGGAATTCGCCCGCCGGTGGCGCGAGCACCGGGTCACGGAATTCCGCTCCGGTGCGCTGCTGGTCACCCATCCGCAGCGTGGCGATATCGAGGTCGAGATCGAAACCCTCAGTCCGGCTATCGATCAGAGCGTGCAGGTGTGGCTGGTCGACCGGCGCGCGGCGCACACTCCGACGTTGCGGCTGGTCAACGAGTAG
- a CDS encoding YceI family protein codes for MTTSEQTTLATGSWALDAAHSSVNFTVRHLGISKVRGRFNNFETSFVVDATGAATIEATIHLDSFDTGNSQRDEHVRSAELLNVADRPTLHFKAVEPVRVAEDFEVTGEVTLGGVTREITLEVEWGGVQQFQDGTRHAGFSATGTIKRSEFDVAPALPTAMLSDKIAIELDIQLVEPQN; via the coding sequence ATGACCACTTCCGAACAGACCACCCTCGCCACCGGTTCCTGGGCCCTCGACGCCGCCCACTCCTCGGTCAACTTCACCGTACGTCACCTTGGTATTTCCAAGGTCCGCGGCCGATTCAACAACTTCGAGACCAGTTTCGTGGTGGACGCGACCGGCGCCGCCACCATCGAGGCCACCATTCATCTCGACTCGTTCGACACCGGCAACTCCCAGCGCGACGAGCACGTCCGCAGCGCCGAGCTGCTGAACGTGGCCGACCGCCCGACCCTGCACTTCAAGGCCGTCGAGCCGGTGCGGGTGGCCGAGGACTTCGAGGTCACCGGTGAGGTGACCCTCGGCGGTGTGACCAGGGAGATCACCCTCGAGGTCGAGTGGGGTGGTGTGCAGCAGTTCCAGGACGGCACCCGCCACGCCGGATTCAGCGCGACCGGCACCATCAAGCGCAGCGAATTCGACGTCGCCCCGGCGCTGCCGACCGCGATGCTCAGCGACAAGATCGCCATCGAGCTCGACATCCAGCTCGTCGAGCCGCAGAACTAG
- a CDS encoding LuxR C-terminal-related transcriptional regulator encodes MSADLLRPRDADALRAELRQVASLSGMPVVFGGEVRDGALILSEFFGTRTVAMRGLIVSPTSGVGGAAVASRRPTSVADYRAALTITHHYDGPVTTEGLRAVVGVPVVVDGNSRAVLYVASREAGPIGDRTAELVLRSSRRLAVELAVRDEVDRRLRLRAATQPRPAAVATPDVAVTEQLRDLHAEVRGIAQTVTDAEARRRLRAVSDTLVRLLAGADSAEPAPALSPRELDVLSYVALGCTNSEAAQRLSLRPETVKSYLRSAMTKLEAHTRHEAVVRARRWGLLP; translated from the coding sequence ATGTCCGCCGATCTGCTCCGCCCCCGTGACGCCGATGCGTTGCGGGCCGAGTTGCGGCAGGTCGCGTCCCTGTCCGGGATGCCGGTCGTGTTCGGCGGCGAGGTCCGGGACGGCGCGCTGATCCTCAGCGAGTTCTTCGGTACCCGCACCGTGGCCATGCGCGGACTGATCGTGTCGCCGACCTCGGGAGTCGGCGGGGCGGCGGTCGCCAGCAGGCGTCCGACATCGGTCGCCGACTATCGCGCGGCGCTCACCATCACCCATCACTACGACGGGCCGGTCACGACCGAGGGGCTGCGGGCGGTCGTCGGTGTTCCGGTCGTGGTGGACGGGAATTCGCGGGCGGTGCTGTATGTCGCCAGCCGCGAGGCCGGACCCATCGGCGATCGGACCGCGGAACTGGTGCTGCGGTCGAGCCGGCGGCTGGCGGTGGAACTGGCGGTGCGTGACGAGGTCGATCGGCGGTTGCGGCTGCGGGCCGCGACCCAGCCCCGGCCGGCCGCGGTCGCGACGCCGGATGTGGCTGTCACGGAACAGCTTCGGGATCTGCACGCGGAGGTGCGTGGCATCGCTCAGACGGTGACCGATGCCGAGGCTCGGCGGCGTCTGCGCGCGGTATCGGACACCCTGGTGCGCCTGCTGGCCGGTGCCGACAGTGCCGAACCGGCGCCCGCGCTGTCGCCGCGGGAGCTGGATGTGCTTTCCTACGTCGCGCTGGGCTGTACCAACAGCGAAGCCGCGCAGCGTCTTTCGCTACGCCCGGAAACGGTCAAGAGCTATCTGCGCAGCGCCATGACCAAACTCGAGGCGCATACCCGGCACGAGGCGGTGGTCCGGGCGCGCCGATGGGGTCTGCTGCCCTGA
- a CDS encoding AMP-binding protein codes for MGRVRPTSYTHGAWDAPLLGDTIGANLDRTAARHGDRDALVDRATGARWNYRQFVAEVDAVALGLLEAGIEKGDRVGIWSPNRAEWTLAQFATAKIGAVLVNINPAYRSEEVRYVLQQAGIRMLISAREFKTSNYAEIIERVRPECPDLEQVILFDGNEWENLIATGRAADPERLAAAASQLSADDPINIQYTSGTTGFPKGATLSHHNILNNGYFVGELCGYTEADRICIPVPFYHCFGMVMGNLAATSHGAAMIIPAPAFDPRATLAAVAEERCTSLYGVPTMFIAELAEPDFDSYDLSSLRTGIMAGSPCPVEVMKQVIERMGMAEVSICYGMTETSPVSTQTRRDDTLTQRTATVGRVGPHLEIKIVDPDTGMTVPRGEPGELCTRGYSVMLGYWNDPGRTAEAIDAGRWMHTGDLATMDDEGYVAITGRIKDMVIRGGENIYPREIEEFLYTHPDILDAQVVGIPDPKYGEELVVWIRMREGAAALDAQSLARFCTGRLAHFKIPRYVHIVDEFPMTVTGKVRKVDIRSTSVRLFGFPDEEQQQTGVQS; via the coding sequence ATGGGCCGGGTCCGGCCGACCAGTTATACGCATGGAGCATGGGATGCGCCGCTGCTGGGTGACACGATCGGAGCGAATCTCGATCGCACGGCGGCCCGGCACGGAGACCGGGACGCACTCGTCGACCGGGCGACCGGGGCGCGGTGGAACTATCGGCAGTTCGTCGCCGAGGTGGACGCGGTCGCACTGGGCCTGCTGGAGGCCGGAATCGAGAAGGGCGACCGGGTCGGCATCTGGTCACCCAATCGCGCCGAGTGGACCCTGGCGCAGTTCGCCACCGCGAAGATCGGCGCCGTCCTGGTCAATATCAACCCGGCCTATCGCAGCGAGGAAGTGCGTTACGTCCTGCAGCAGGCCGGTATTCGGATGCTGATCTCCGCCCGGGAGTTCAAGACCTCGAACTACGCCGAGATCATCGAGCGGGTGCGGCCCGAGTGCCCGGACCTGGAGCAGGTGATCCTGTTCGACGGTAATGAATGGGAGAATCTGATCGCCACGGGACGCGCCGCCGATCCCGAACGCCTAGCGGCCGCCGCGTCCCAGCTGTCGGCCGACGATCCGATCAACATCCAATACACCTCGGGCACCACGGGTTTTCCCAAGGGCGCCACGCTGTCGCATCACAACATCCTCAACAACGGCTACTTCGTCGGGGAGCTGTGCGGCTACACCGAGGCCGACCGGATCTGCATCCCGGTTCCCTTCTATCACTGCTTCGGCATGGTCATGGGAAATCTCGCGGCCACCAGTCACGGTGCGGCGATGATCATTCCGGCGCCGGCCTTCGATCCGCGCGCGACGCTGGCCGCGGTGGCCGAGGAGCGCTGCACGTCGCTCTACGGGGTGCCGACGATGTTCATCGCCGAATTGGCCGAACCGGATTTCGACTCCTACGACCTGTCCTCGTTGCGCACCGGAATCATGGCCGGCTCACCGTGTCCGGTGGAGGTGATGAAACAGGTCATCGAGCGCATGGGTATGGCCGAGGTATCGATCTGCTACGGCATGACCGAAACCTCCCCCGTCTCCACCCAGACGCGCCGCGACGACACCCTCACCCAGCGCACCGCCACCGTCGGCCGGGTGGGCCCGCACCTGGAGATCAAGATCGTCGACCCGGATACCGGAATGACCGTTCCGCGTGGCGAACCGGGCGAGCTGTGTACCCGCGGCTATTCGGTGATGCTGGGCTACTGGAACGATCCCGGTCGTACCGCCGAGGCGATCGACGCCGGACGCTGGATGCACACCGGCGATCTGGCCACCATGGACGACGAGGGCTATGTCGCGATCACCGGACGGATCAAGGATATGGTCATCCGCGGCGGGGAGAACATCTATCCCCGCGAGATCGAGGAATTCCTCTATACCCATCCCGACATCCTCGACGCACAGGTCGTCGGCATACCGGATCCGAAATACGGTGAGGAACTGGTGGTCTGGATCAGGATGCGCGAGGGAGCCGCGGCGCTGGACGCGCAGTCGCTGGCGCGGTTCTGCACCGGCCGGCTCGCCCATTTCAAGATTCCCCGTTACGTCCACATCGTCGACGAGTTCCCGATGACGGTGACCGGGAAGGTGCGCAAGGTCGATATCCGCTCGACCTCGGTACGCCTGTTCGGATTCCCGGACGAAGAGCAGCAGCAGACAGGAGTTCAGTCGTGA
- a CDS encoding AMP-binding protein: MTSNTESYRAARDQLVDLATDYDAAVRDFRWPELSGEFNWAVDWFDVFARDNERTALWIVEEDGREQRVSFDEMARRSDQVATWLADLGVRKGDRVILMLGNQVELWESMLAVAKLGAVVMPTTGALGPADLVDRIDRGAVRFVITNTGDTAKFDEVPGDYARIVVGDGVAGWHSYADAAAVTSAGPFPTVTQVTDELLVYFTSGTTSKPKMVQHNQISYPVGHLSTVYWIGVRPGDTHLAISAPGWAKHAWSCFFAPWIAEATIFVYNYGRFDAEALLTQLRRAEVSTFCAPPTVWRMLIQADLGERPPALREILGAGEPLNPDVIAQVQNAWGLTIRDGFGQTETTLQIANTPGQPVKAGSMGRPMPGVPVVLVDPVTGAPADEGEICLDLSAHPVNLMTGYLQDPQRNAQVMAGGYYHTGDVAARDADGYITYIGRTDDVFKSSDYKVSPFELESVLIEHPAVVEAAVVPQPDDTRLSVPKAYVTLAAGWQPDSETARAIFEYARDHLAPYLRVRRIEFTELPKTISGKIRRVELRQREETAHAAGTALDGEFRYEDLLVRTTG; encoded by the coding sequence GTGACGTCCAACACCGAGTCGTACCGCGCGGCCCGCGACCAGCTGGTCGACCTGGCCACCGACTACGACGCCGCGGTACGCGACTTCCGGTGGCCCGAACTGTCCGGTGAATTCAATTGGGCCGTCGACTGGTTCGACGTCTTCGCCCGCGACAACGAACGCACCGCACTGTGGATCGTCGAGGAGGACGGTCGCGAGCAGCGGGTGAGTTTCGACGAGATGGCCCGGCGATCGGACCAGGTGGCGACCTGGCTGGCGGATCTCGGTGTGCGCAAGGGCGATCGGGTGATCCTCATGCTGGGCAATCAGGTCGAGCTGTGGGAATCGATGCTGGCCGTCGCCAAACTGGGCGCGGTGGTCATGCCGACCACCGGCGCACTCGGTCCGGCCGACCTGGTCGACCGGATCGATCGCGGCGCAGTGCGTTTCGTCATCACCAACACCGGCGACACCGCGAAGTTCGACGAGGTCCCCGGGGACTACGCCCGCATCGTGGTCGGCGACGGCGTCGCGGGCTGGCACAGCTACGCCGATGCCGCGGCGGTCACGTCGGCGGGCCCCTTCCCGACCGTGACGCAGGTGACCGACGAATTGCTCGTGTATTTCACCTCCGGCACCACCAGCAAGCCGAAGATGGTGCAGCACAACCAGATCAGCTATCCGGTCGGACACCTCAGCACCGTGTACTGGATCGGGGTGCGCCCCGGCGACACCCATCTGGCGATCAGCGCCCCGGGCTGGGCGAAACACGCGTGGAGCTGCTTCTTCGCACCCTGGATCGCGGAGGCCACGATCTTCGTCTACAACTACGGACGATTCGATGCCGAGGCCCTGCTCACCCAGCTGCGTCGCGCCGAGGTCAGCACCTTCTGCGCGCCACCGACGGTGTGGCGCATGCTGATTCAGGCCGACCTCGGTGAGCGCCCGCCGGCCCTGCGGGAAATCCTCGGCGCCGGCGAGCCACTCAACCCCGATGTGATCGCGCAGGTGCAGAATGCCTGGGGCCTGACCATCCGCGACGGTTTCGGGCAGACCGAGACCACCCTGCAGATCGCCAACACCCCGGGGCAGCCGGTCAAGGCGGGATCGATGGGGCGTCCGATGCCCGGGGTGCCCGTGGTTCTGGTCGACCCGGTCACCGGCGCCCCGGCCGACGAGGGCGAGATCTGCCTGGATCTGAGCGCGCACCCGGTCAATCTGATGACGGGTTATCTCCAAGACCCGCAACGCAATGCGCAGGTCATGGCGGGCGGTTACTACCACACCGGCGATGTGGCGGCGCGCGACGCGGACGGCTACATCACCTATATCGGCCGCACCGACGATGTATTCAAATCCTCGGACTACAAGGTCTCCCCCTTCGAATTGGAAAGTGTGCTCATCGAGCATCCGGCGGTGGTGGAGGCCGCGGTGGTCCCGCAGCCCGACGACACCCGGCTGTCGGTGCCGAAGGCGTATGTGACGCTGGCCGCCGGATGGCAACCCGACAGCGAAACCGCAAGGGCCATATTCGAATACGCGCGCGATCATCTCGCGCCGTACTTGCGGGTGCGTCGGATCGAGTTCACCGAACTGCCCAAGACCATCTCGGGCAAGATCCGCCGGGTCGAACTGCGGCAGCGCGAGGAGACCGCACATGCCGCCGGAACCGCCCTCGACGGTGAGTTCCGGTACGAGGATCTGCTCGTGCGCACGACAGGCTAG
- a CDS encoding AraC family transcriptional regulator ligand-binding domain-containing protein: MATDQTMLHRFVISQMSDAGLDRDRLLRECELPEWTLAGEGVHVPSPIFARLWEIGEKWLDDPDVALHVASRYQLAATRLYDYLFASAPTVGAGLATCGPYVTAVTTNHRFELAVDNEDETTLYLDMIEGEGRGRELVQMWGLVAVLTRARRVVAGPLDPVRVSLRQSAPPRLGAFAEVFGSAILEFDAGVDCMTFRSSDMNLPLTTADPVLADVLQPLAAALPPPPPLVSAWPEQVASALADAFAHGEVSLDQVARRLATSPRTLQRRLAEAGTTWRQELDRARLARAAAAGPLSRERQAELLGYADAGSMRRAARRWSMVAHTRAAGSADCQA, from the coding sequence ATGGCTACCGACCAGACTATGCTGCATCGTTTCGTGATCTCGCAGATGTCGGACGCCGGGCTCGATCGTGACCGTCTGCTGCGCGAATGCGAACTACCCGAATGGACGCTTGCTGGAGAAGGCGTTCATGTGCCCTCGCCGATCTTCGCCCGGTTATGGGAGATCGGCGAGAAATGGCTCGACGATCCCGATGTGGCCTTACATGTGGCCAGCAGATATCAATTGGCCGCCACCCGGCTCTACGACTATCTGTTCGCCAGTGCGCCCACCGTCGGTGCCGGACTGGCGACGTGTGGGCCCTATGTCACCGCGGTGACCACCAACCACCGCTTCGAACTGGCGGTGGACAACGAGGACGAGACCACGCTGTATCTGGACATGATCGAGGGCGAGGGCCGAGGTCGTGAGCTGGTGCAGATGTGGGGCCTGGTCGCGGTGCTGACCCGCGCCCGCCGGGTGGTGGCGGGTCCACTGGATCCGGTGCGGGTTTCGCTGCGCCAGTCCGCACCGCCGCGACTCGGCGCCTTCGCCGAAGTGTTCGGTTCCGCGATTCTGGAATTCGATGCCGGCGTGGACTGCATGACGTTCCGGTCCTCCGATATGAATCTGCCGCTGACCACGGCCGATCCGGTTCTCGCCGATGTGTTGCAGCCGCTGGCCGCGGCCTTGCCGCCACCGCCGCCCTTGGTTTCGGCCTGGCCGGAGCAGGTGGCGAGCGCGCTGGCGGATGCCTTCGCGCACGGTGAGGTGTCGCTCGATCAGGTGGCGCGCCGGCTCGCCACCAGCCCGCGAACCCTGCAGCGCCGCTTGGCCGAGGCCGGGACCACCTGGCGTCAGGAGCTGGATCGGGCTCGGCTGGCCCGGGCGGCGGCGGCCGGCCCGCTGAGCAGAGAACGTCAGGCCGAGCTGCTCGGCTATGCCGACGCCGGATCGATGCGGCGCGCGGCGCGGCGCTGGTCGATGGTGGCGCATACGCGAGCCGCGGGCTCCGCCGACTGCCAGGCGTGA
- a CDS encoding VOC family protein, whose translation MAPELNAIGVVVSDLTAALTFYRRLGLEFGDIVGGGHVEAPLPGGFRLMLDSEDNVGAGGSWNGREGRIGLAFGCASPAEVDAVFDDLVGAGYHGETKPFDAVWGQRYASVHDPDGNGVDLYAPLS comes from the coding sequence ATGGCACCTGAACTCAACGCAATCGGCGTGGTCGTCTCCGATCTGACGGCCGCGCTCACCTTCTATCGCCGGCTCGGACTGGAATTCGGAGACATTGTCGGCGGCGGACATGTGGAAGCTCCACTGCCCGGCGGATTCCGGCTCATGCTCGACAGTGAGGACAACGTCGGCGCCGGCGGCAGCTGGAACGGCCGGGAGGGCCGGATCGGGCTGGCCTTCGGTTGCGCCTCACCGGCCGAGGTGGACGCGGTATTCGACGATCTGGTCGGGGCCGGCTATCACGGCGAGACGAAGCCGTTCGATGCCGTGTGGGGCCAGCGGTACGCGAGCGTGCACGATCCCGACGGCAACGGCGTCGACCTCTACGCACCGCTGAGCTGA
- a CDS encoding helix-turn-helix transcriptional regulator yields the protein MTDSLPDSYHERRALIPADAVVWRRRVCAGTVSVLPDGCMDLVWLDGRLVVAGPDTRAQLGTAREHSTVYGIRFAPGTAPALLGVPAYELLDRRAELSEVWSSRRARAMTDLVSAAPDPLRGLEDVARRCAEATVPPDPVLALIVRRLDAGDSVAATADALGLGARRLHRLSVAAFGYGPKLLARVLRMRRALELARSDIGLADTAVLAGYADQAHMSRDIRALTGRSPGGVIGGRAPTGAEDQLSGA from the coding sequence GTGACCGACTCGTTGCCGGATTCGTATCACGAACGTCGCGCGCTGATCCCCGCGGACGCGGTGGTGTGGCGGCGGCGCGTGTGCGCCGGGACGGTGTCGGTGCTTCCGGACGGATGTATGGATCTGGTGTGGCTCGACGGCCGGCTGGTGGTGGCCGGGCCCGATACTCGCGCCCAGCTCGGTACGGCCCGCGAGCACTCCACGGTGTACGGGATCCGATTCGCGCCGGGGACGGCGCCCGCGCTGCTCGGCGTACCGGCGTACGAACTGCTCGACCGCCGCGCCGAGCTCAGCGAGGTGTGGTCGTCGCGGCGGGCCCGGGCCATGACCGATCTGGTGTCGGCCGCACCGGATCCGCTGCGCGGGCTCGAGGATGTGGCGCGCCGCTGCGCGGAGGCCACCGTCCCCCCGGATCCGGTTCTGGCCCTGATCGTGCGCCGGCTGGACGCGGGGGACTCGGTCGCGGCCACCGCCGACGCCCTGGGCCTGGGCGCGCGGCGGCTGCACCGGCTATCGGTCGCGGCCTTCGGTTACGGACCGAAGCTCCTGGCCCGGGTGCTGCGGATGCGGCGGGCCCTGGAGCTGGCCCGCTCCGATATCGGCCTCGCCGATACCGCGGTGCTGGCCGGATATGCCGATCAGGCGCATATGAGCCGTGATATCCGGGCTCTCACGGGCCGATCTCCCGGCGGCGTGATCGGCGGTCGCGCGCCGACCGGCGCCGAGGATCAGCTCAGCGGTGCGTAG
- the mscL gene encoding large conductance mechanosensitive channel protein MscL: MLKGFKDFLMRGNVIELAVAVVMGTAFTAIVTSVTKGIVEPLLAVVGTNGQLGFGVQLVAGKPATFIALGPIISAAINFVMVAAVIYFVLILPMNTLQKRFSRKKKAVPTQTELLIEIRDLLAAQSDRDSSDIDGTSGKSRTSGTSETSETDEIRPKRRVAEMVPER, from the coding sequence ATGCTCAAGGGTTTCAAAGACTTCCTGATGCGCGGCAACGTGATCGAATTGGCGGTGGCGGTGGTGATGGGCACCGCATTCACCGCGATCGTCACCTCGGTCACGAAGGGAATCGTGGAACCGCTACTCGCCGTCGTGGGCACCAACGGCCAGCTGGGATTCGGTGTGCAACTGGTCGCCGGTAAACCGGCCACATTCATCGCGCTGGGCCCCATCATCAGTGCGGCGATCAATTTCGTCATGGTCGCCGCCGTTATCTATTTCGTCCTGATTCTGCCGATGAACACTCTGCAGAAACGGTTCAGCCGTAAGAAGAAGGCCGTGCCGACGCAGACCGAATTGCTCATCGAAATCCGCGATCTGCTCGCCGCGCAGAGCGACCGCGATTCCTCCGATATCGACGGGACATCCGGAAAGTCCCGAACCTCTGGAACTTCCGAAACATCGGAGACCGACGAGATCCGCCCCAAGCGCCGAGTGGCCGAGATGGTTCCCGAGCGTTGA
- a CDS encoding TetR/AcrR family transcriptional regulator — translation MTKTSYHHGDLRATLLRAAADQIAAEGVDAVSLRALAQRAGVSHAAPAHHFGNRQGLLTALAIRGFELLADELRTEHDDFREMAVAYIRFAGRYPGHFDVMFRHDLLRADDPDLIAARTASGAELRSGVARLGVSDAARPATELAAWSLVHGFASLWREGALTDSELGGADPERIARQMVATVEFVGEKKQ, via the coding sequence GTGACCAAGACCAGCTACCACCATGGAGATCTGCGGGCGACCCTGCTGCGGGCGGCGGCGGATCAGATCGCGGCCGAGGGGGTGGACGCGGTGTCGCTGCGTGCGCTGGCGCAGCGGGCCGGCGTCTCACATGCCGCGCCCGCGCACCATTTCGGCAACCGGCAGGGCCTGCTCACCGCACTCGCGATTCGCGGTTTCGAATTGCTGGCAGACGAATTGCGTACCGAGCACGATGATTTCCGTGAGATGGCGGTCGCCTACATTCGGTTCGCCGGGCGATACCCGGGCCACTTCGACGTCATGTTCCGCCACGATCTGCTGCGCGCCGACGATCCGGATCTGATCGCGGCACGCACCGCCTCCGGTGCGGAATTGCGTTCGGGAGTAGCGCGATTGGGGGTTTCCGATGCCGCGCGACCGGCCACGGAATTGGCCGCCTGGTCATTGGTGCACGGTTTCGCGTCGCTGTGGCGCGAAGGCGCGCTGACCGATTCCGAACTCGGGGGCGCCGATCCCGAGCGGATCGCCCGCCAGATGGTCGCCACCGTCGAGTTCGTCGGGGAGAAAAAGCAGTAG